In Solidesulfovibrio carbinoliphilus subsp. oakridgensis, the sequence GGTCCGCTCTCTGACGGTGCAGGCCAACCGCTCCAAGATTCTCGGCGAACGTATCCGTGGGCTTTCGCAAGGCATCGCCTTCATCCGATCCCATACCGAGGATAAGCCCATGATGCTCGGTGTGGTGGCTACGGTCTTCCGGGCCGTGCCCCGGCTGCTCAAGCTCGATGGCATAAGCGTCTCGGACCAGGGTGCCGTCCGCCTCAACGGCCAGGCGGAAAACGAATTCTACGTGACGGAGTTTCTGGACTCGCTGTCCAAACTGGAGGCGGTGCGTTCGCCCAAGCTCGAGTCCCTGGAGGTCGATCCCAAAACCAAGACAGCCCGTTTCGCCATCTCGACCACGGCTCCAGCCTGGCAGAAATATCAGGAGGCACTGCGCGCCGCCGCCCAACGCCAACAACGCAAGAAGGGCCAGCCATGAAGGCGTCCCTGGCCGACTGGCTGGACAACGCCCAGGGCAGATGGCTCGCCCTGGCCCCCCGTGATCGCAAGTCCCTGACCCTGCTCGCGATCATCCTGGCCCTGGCCGGCCTCTACGTTGCGGTTTGCGACCCCCTGCTGCACGCCTTTCAGGAAATCGACATCCGACGGGAGGCGCTCCTGGCCAAGAAACGCCAAGCCGGCGAACAGGCCGCCCTGCGCATCCAGCGCCAACGCAAGTATGACCAGCTGAGCGCCGAATACAGCGCCCTCAAACGGCAGGTGCACCTGCGGGACAATGGCTATCTCGACCTGCCGCGCGTGCTGGAGGTCATAGAGACCCTGGCCCACCTGTCCGGGGTCTCCATCTCCCAGTTGACCCCCAAGGAAAAGCACGAACAGGGGGACCACCTGGAAACCCCCGTGGATATCGCCTATTCCGGCTCGGTCGAATCGGTCAGACGCTTTCTCTATTTCCTGGAGACCAGCGAGGAGGTCTTCAACCTCACCAATCTGAGCATGCTTCCCGGCCCCAACGGCGACACCCTGGAGGCCAAGATATCCCTCGTCAAGCTGTCCCTGCCCCAGGACGAGAAACACGAAGGGCTGGCAGGCCACGGAGAAACCCTTGTCCTGGGGCTGTATCCCAAAGCGAGCAACATCCCCTTTTTCGTGGCCGAAGCAAAGGGCTGGCTCAAAAATGAAACCGGCGAGGTGGTGCTCAAGCAACTGGATTACTTCAAGGCCGCGGAGATGTACCTCATTTCCGGCGACATGCGGGCTATCAACACCTCGCTCTACAGTCTGCCTTATTTCCGCAACGCCGGCGTCGATCTGCGTGGCGTGTTGGTGCTCAACTGGGGCGCGCCGCAGTTGGCCCTGGTCGTTTCTCCCCATTCCAAGATCGCCGACGTGCGGGACCTGAAGGGCAAGACCGTGTATGTTCAAGCTGCCCAATATCACCATATATTGTACAAACTTCTGGAAAAGAACGGAGTTCCTCTCGACTCGGTCCACACGGAGAACCTGACCCAGGGTATGCTCCGCAAGGCGCTCACCACGGGGATCGTGGAAGTCGCCCTCCTGACCAAGGACGAACCCACAGACCAGTATAAGACGCTGGCCTGCATCGACGTGTCCCCGACGGATGCCGTCTGGATCGTGGCCGTGGGGGCCGAACTGCTTCAGGGCGAAGGAGCCTCCCTGGTCCAGTTGCTGGTGGACGGTTTCGAAAAGGGCCTGGCCTGGTGGCGGGAGCACCCCGACGAAGGACTGGCCCTCGCGAGCAAGCGGATGGGCGTAGCGCCCAAGCTCCTGCGGCACCAACTGACCAGTGCGGAATTCCCGTCCTCGCAGCAGTTGGCGGATTTTTTTTGCGGCAGCAAGGACAAAGAACCTGGTATCGTCCACTGCACCAAGGAAATGGAGGCCTTTTACCGGGCATTCTGGAAGCGCGACGTCCACATTCCCATGGACAGCATTATGGACTGGCGTTTTATGAAATCCTACATCCCCTGTGAACAGCACTGAACCATGGCCTTGCCCCTAACCATCACCGTGTCGGGCAGACGGCTCGAACAGTGCCGCCACTGGCTGTGGTTCATCGCCGCAGCCTGTCTGACGACCGCCCTGCTCTTGTGGCTGGCCGACTTCCGGGACAAACCGCCGCCGCAACCGGTCCAGGCGGCCAGAATCAAGGTCAAGCCGGCCAAACTGCATTATCCCGAGTACGAATCTTTTTCCCTGGGAACTGACTTCGCGTTCCGCTATCATCCCCTCAAGGAAGAGGCTTTCTCCTTCGCGGCTCCGGCCACAGGCGCGCCCCCCCCCGTGCCGCCCGACGTGGCGGGCCTGCGCCTGGTGGCGACCTTGCCGGGGACCGGCAGGACCTACGCCATCATCGAGCGGGCTGGAGGGGGAGGACAGATGCTCGTGCCCCTGGGGGGGATGGTCGGCGAGAGCTTTGTATCGGCGATTGGTCCTGATTTCGTCGAACTGACCCGAAACGGCGTATCGGCGAGAGTCCAAATCTGGGTGCCCTGGTCAAGTTCGAGCAAGTCCCCGAACCTGCCCCCCTCGGCCCACACGCACGCCCCCATCCGACGCACCGACAAACCCCTTGTCACCAGTCACACCGTGCTCGCCCCCAGCAGTTCCCGGGATCGACGCCATCTGGGCATCACGGTGCGCGGCCTGACCGATGCCGAGCGCACGGCTGCCGGGTTGCCCCAGGGCCAGGGGC encodes:
- the pilO gene encoding type 4a pilus biogenesis protein PilO, encoding MKASLADWLDNAQGRWLALAPRDRKSLTLLAIILALAGLYVAVCDPLLHAFQEIDIRREALLAKKRQAGEQAALRIQRQRKYDQLSAEYSALKRQVHLRDNGYLDLPRVLEVIETLAHLSGVSISQLTPKEKHEQGDHLETPVDIAYSGSVESVRRFLYFLETSEEVFNLTNLSMLPGPNGDTLEAKISLVKLSLPQDEKHEGLAGHGETLVLGLYPKASNIPFFVAEAKGWLKNETGEVVLKQLDYFKAAEMYLISGDMRAINTSLYSLPYFRNAGVDLRGVLVLNWGAPQLALVVSPHSKIADVRDLKGKTVYVQAAQYHHILYKLLEKNGVPLDSVHTENLTQGMLRKALTTGIVEVALLTKDEPTDQYKTLACIDVSPTDAVWIVAVGAELLQGEGASLVQLLVDGFEKGLAWWREHPDEGLALASKRMGVAPKLLRHQLTSAEFPSSQQLADFFCGSKDKEPGIVHCTKEMEAFYRAFWKRDVHIPMDSIMDWRFMKSYIPCEQH
- a CDS encoding PDZ domain-containing protein; this translates as MALPLTITVSGRRLEQCRHWLWFIAAACLTTALLLWLADFRDKPPPQPVQAARIKVKPAKLHYPEYESFSLGTDFAFRYHPLKEEAFSFAAPATGAPPPVPPDVAGLRLVATLPGTGRTYAIIERAGGGGQMLVPLGGMVGESFVSAIGPDFVELTRNGVSARVQIWVPWSSSSKSPNLPPSAHTHAPIRRTDKPLVTSHTVLAPSSSRDRRHLGITVRGLTDAERTAAGLPQGQGLLVTSVERSDIDLKENDVLLTIDGAPIFSIAMVVDALGASSRRALRFDRLRNGRHAEINIPLYE